The Providencia rettgeri genome includes a window with the following:
- the metK gene encoding S-adenosylmethionine synthase, which yields MATHLFTSESVSEGHPDKIADQISDAVLDAILEQDPKARVACETYVKTGMVMVGGEITTSAWVDIEEITRKTVREIGYTSSEMGFDANSCAVLSAIGKQSPDINQGVDRVDPSEQGAGDQGLMFGYATNETDVLMPAPITYAHRLVQRQADVRKNGTLPWLRPDAKSQVTFQYDNNKIVGIDAVVLSTQHSEDIQQKDLHEAVMEEIIKPVLPAEWLSKDTKYFINPTGRFVIGGPMGDCGLTGRKIIVDTYGGMARHGGGAFSGKDPSKVDRSAAYAARYVAKNIVAAGLADRCEIQVSYAIGVAEPTSIMVETFGTGKVDESLLIQLVREFFDLRPYGLIKMLDLLHPIYQQTASYGHFGRSQFPWEKTDKAEALRAAAGL from the coding sequence ATGGCTACACATCTCTTTACTTCTGAGTCTGTATCAGAAGGGCATCCAGATAAAATTGCTGATCAAATCTCTGACGCAGTACTTGATGCTATTCTGGAACAAGACCCGAAAGCTCGCGTTGCCTGCGAAACCTACGTCAAAACAGGTATGGTAATGGTCGGGGGAGAAATCACCACCAGTGCTTGGGTTGATATTGAAGAAATCACGCGCAAAACTGTTCGCGAAATTGGCTACACCAGTTCCGAAATGGGCTTCGATGCCAATTCATGTGCTGTTTTAAGTGCAATTGGTAAACAGTCGCCTGATATCAACCAAGGTGTTGACCGTGTTGACCCATCAGAACAAGGCGCGGGTGACCAAGGCCTAATGTTTGGTTATGCAACCAACGAAACTGATGTATTAATGCCTGCTCCTATTACTTATGCACACCGCTTAGTTCAGCGCCAAGCGGATGTTCGTAAAAATGGCACGTTGCCATGGTTACGCCCAGATGCGAAAAGTCAGGTAACATTCCAATACGACAATAACAAAATTGTAGGTATTGATGCCGTTGTTTTATCTACTCAGCATTCTGAAGATATTCAACAAAAAGACCTGCATGAAGCGGTGATGGAAGAGATCATCAAGCCAGTTCTACCAGCAGAGTGGTTATCAAAAGATACCAAGTACTTTATTAACCCAACGGGTCGTTTTGTTATCGGTGGGCCGATGGGTGACTGTGGCTTAACAGGCCGTAAAATCATTGTAGATACCTACGGCGGTATGGCTCGCCATGGCGGTGGGGCATTCTCTGGTAAAGACCCATCAAAAGTTGACCGTTCAGCAGCCTATGCAGCACGTTACGTGGCAAAAAATATTGTCGCCGCGGGCCTCGCAGACCGTTGTGAAATTCAAGTTTCTTACGCTATCGGCGTGGCAGAACCGACATCGATTATGGTAGAAACCTTTGGAACAGGTAAAGTTGATGAGTCATTATTAATTCAATTAGTTCGTGAATTCTTTGACTTACGTCCTTACGGCTTAATCAAGATGCTTGACTTATTACACCCAATTTACCAACAAACTGCTTCATACGGCCACTTTGGTCGTTCACAGTTCCCATGGGAAAAAACTGACAAAGCTGAAGCATTGCGCGCCGCCGCAGGCTTGTAA
- the tehB gene encoding Tellurite resistance protein TehB homolog, producing MQLIGDDMNNLVCYKTMPVWNKASLPLMFQERHNTKEDTYAQLKVLKGSLDFIIFNEDGSEQHFTFDIHNQPPIIEPQVWHRISACSDDMECQLAFLCKPELKFYKEHGLTTPHSEVRYLCENHLSKPCKTLDLGSGRGRNSFYLALQGYDVTSVDINPQHIQAIDFVKKQAGVENIHTAVYDINSHQIQENYELIISTVVLMFLQREKIANVITNMQEHTLPGGVNVIVCAVETPDVPLDLVPFKCFLKPGELEGYYKDWDILKYNENPGHLHRTDSQGNRIKLNFATLIARKK from the coding sequence ATGCAACTTATTGGTGATGATATGAATAATCTCGTGTGTTACAAAACCATGCCGGTTTGGAATAAAGCGTCTTTACCGTTAATGTTCCAAGAGCGTCATAATACAAAAGAAGATACATATGCACAGTTGAAAGTGCTAAAAGGCTCTTTAGATTTTATCATTTTTAATGAGGATGGCAGCGAACAACATTTTACTTTTGATATTCATAACCAGCCGCCTATTATCGAACCTCAAGTTTGGCATCGTATTTCTGCTTGTAGTGATGACATGGAATGCCAATTGGCTTTTTTATGCAAACCAGAACTGAAATTTTATAAAGAACACGGGTTAACGACTCCACATTCAGAAGTGCGTTACCTGTGTGAGAACCACCTTAGTAAGCCATGTAAAACATTAGATTTAGGCTCGGGAAGAGGCCGAAATAGCTTTTATCTTGCCTTACAGGGTTATGACGTAACCTCGGTAGATATCAACCCTCAGCATATCCAAGCAATTGACTTCGTTAAAAAACAAGCTGGGGTAGAGAATATTCATACGGCTGTTTATGATATTAATAGTCACCAAATACAAGAGAACTACGAACTTATTATTTCCACTGTCGTGCTAATGTTCTTGCAGCGAGAAAAAATCGCCAATGTTATTACTAATATGCAAGAACATACCCTGCCAGGGGGAGTTAACGTTATTGTGTGTGCCGTTGAAACGCCAGATGTACCGCTGGATTTAGTGCCATTTAAATGCTTCTTAAAACCAGGGGAGCTAGAAGGGTATTATAAGGATTGGGATATTTTAAAATATAACGAAAACCCTGGTCATTTACACCGCACTGATTCACAAGGTAATCGTATTAAATTAAATTTTGCAACACTCATTGCACGGAAAAAGTAA
- the hcr_2 gene encoding NADH oxidoreductase hcr, translating to MLAAGCGVTPIMSMTRWLMVNRPNSHVKVLFNVRDDKQVIFAEEWQKLVRLYPERLQLCVMAETPDNGDIAQGRLTEEKLKALVPDINSRIVMTCGPVPYMKNAQQFAANLGVPAEHFFMERFSTEPEVVDSEDILTLKIRQRLVDFKVPVGTSLLSALEQNKQPVIAACRAGVCGSCKTKVLSGNYTTTSTMTLTEAEIAEGYVLACSCQLQGDTEIA from the coding sequence ATGTTAGCTGCTGGGTGTGGGGTGACACCGATTATGTCAATGACACGTTGGCTGATGGTGAATCGCCCAAATTCCCATGTAAAAGTGCTATTCAATGTTCGCGATGATAAGCAAGTTATTTTTGCTGAGGAGTGGCAAAAGCTCGTCCGGTTATATCCAGAACGGTTGCAATTGTGTGTCATGGCGGAAACACCAGATAATGGCGATATTGCTCAAGGGCGTTTAACCGAAGAGAAATTGAAAGCGTTAGTACCCGATATTAATTCACGAATTGTGATGACGTGTGGGCCTGTACCTTATATGAAAAATGCACAGCAATTTGCTGCAAATTTAGGTGTTCCTGCTGAACATTTCTTTATGGAGCGTTTTTCTACTGAACCAGAAGTTGTTGATAGTGAAGATATTCTTACGTTAAAAATTCGTCAACGATTGGTCGATTTTAAAGTCCCAGTGGGGACGTCTTTATTATCTGCACTGGAGCAAAATAAACAACCTGTTATTGCGGCTTGCCGAGCGGGTGTTTGCGGAAGTTGTAAAACAAAAGTGCTGTCAGGAAATTATACAACCACAAGTACAATGACATTAACCGAAGCAGAAATAGCGGAAGGTTATGTTTTAGCGTGTAGTTGCCAATTGCAGGGCGACACTGAAATAGCGTAA
- the hcr_1 gene encoding NADH oxidoreductase hcr, which produces MTMPSSLCPNRMQVHSIIQETSDVWTINLINHDFYTYSPGQYALVSIKNSDDVMRAYTLSSSPGQSRLFPLLSGG; this is translated from the coding sequence ATGACCATGCCAAGTAGTTTATGTCCAAATAGAATGCAAGTTCATTCTATTATTCAAGAAACATCAGATGTCTGGACAATCAACCTTATCAATCATGATTTTTATACATATTCACCCGGTCAATATGCTTTGGTCAGTATTAAAAATAGTGATGATGTCATGCGTGCTTACACTCTTTCATCATCACCGGGACAAAGTCGTTTATTTCCATTACTGTCAGGCGGTTAG
- a CDS encoding Predicted transporter component translates to MPILIALISGILFGLGLVIAGMGNPAKILAFLDITGTWDPSLLITMAVGMVISGIAFLGVKKRSVSVLNCPLQIPTNQTIDKKLVTGSVLFGVGWGLAGICPGPALLLTGMGLTQGIIFTLAMVAGMAIFQFTQKN, encoded by the coding sequence ATGCCTATTCTTATCGCATTAATTTCAGGGATACTGTTTGGTTTAGGATTGGTCATTGCCGGAATGGGAAATCCAGCAAAGATTTTAGCGTTTTTAGATATTACTGGAACGTGGGATCCCTCTTTATTAATTACGATGGCAGTTGGAATGGTAATCAGTGGTATTGCTTTCTTAGGGGTTAAAAAACGCTCTGTTAGTGTACTAAATTGCCCATTGCAAATTCCGACCAATCAAACGATAGATAAAAAACTAGTCACCGGAAGTGTGTTATTTGGTGTGGGATGGGGGCTAGCAGGGATTTGCCCAGGACCTGCATTATTGTTAACGGGAATGGGATTAACACAAGGGATAATATTTACATTAGCGATGGTTGCTGGAATGGCTATTTTCCAGTTTACGCAAAAAAATTAA
- the bigR gene encoding Biofilm growth-associated repressor, with amino-acid sequence MPNNTSEQQLLAMKQAASETASLLKTLGNPDRLILLCQLTQGEACVSELEEQLGILQPTLSQQLTVLRNEGLVMTRREGKRIYYAIADEKLFTLLNTLYQLYCPVKEK; translated from the coding sequence ATGCCCAATAATACCTCTGAACAGCAACTATTAGCGATGAAGCAGGCCGCATCAGAAACGGCTTCATTATTGAAAACACTAGGGAATCCAGATCGCTTAATTTTATTATGCCAATTAACACAGGGTGAAGCCTGCGTTAGTGAGTTAGAAGAGCAGTTAGGAATATTACAACCGACACTCTCTCAACAATTAACAGTATTGCGTAATGAAGGCTTAGTGATGACGCGTCGAGAAGGAAAGCGCATTTACTATGCGATAGCAGATGAAAAATTATTTACGTTGCTCAATACGTTATATCAGCTTTATTGCCCTGTGAAGGAGAAATGA
- a CDS encoding SprT-like family encodes MKTIRVPLFLQQQVMRTLREKLALAEHKLEQSFSEPTVNYKQRGTTAGSAYLKEWEIRLNPSLLIENTEQFIDEVVPHELAHLLVFHIFGRKNIAPHGKEWKWMMQHVLEVTAKRTHNFAVTTVKSKTFRYHCACEMTHELTIRRHNKVLRGENQYLCRKCGEVLKQEEVFVAAAEN; translated from the coding sequence ATGAAAACAATCCGTGTTCCACTCTTTTTACAGCAACAAGTCATGCGCACATTGCGAGAAAAACTCGCACTTGCAGAGCATAAACTCGAACAGTCATTTTCAGAGCCAACGGTTAATTACAAACAACGGGGAACAACTGCGGGTAGTGCTTACTTAAAAGAATGGGAAATTCGCCTCAACCCCAGTTTACTCATCGAAAATACAGAACAATTTATTGATGAGGTTGTGCCTCATGAATTAGCGCATTTGTTGGTTTTTCATATATTTGGCCGTAAAAATATCGCACCACATGGCAAAGAATGGAAATGGATGATGCAACACGTACTGGAAGTCACAGCGAAACGTACACACAACTTTGCGGTTACGACAGTAAAAAGTAAAACTTTTCGCTACCATTGTGCCTGTGAAATGACTCATGAATTAACCATACGCCGTCATAACAAAGTGCTACGAGGTGAAAACCAATATTTATGTCGAAAATGTGGGGAAGTGTTAAAACAAGAAGAGGTTTTTGTCGCTGCGGCAGAAAATTAA
- a CDS encoding Predicted transporter component — MTIDWANFTPLSAAIGGVLIGLAAAILLVFNGRIAGISGILGGLLKPTKGDTAWKVAFIIGLMSAPALFTWLAFTPEVSIATSTPILVLAGLFVGFGSRLGSGCTSGHGICGMARLSRRSIVAVLVFMIVAFVTVALANHYGIGR; from the coding sequence ATGACAATAGATTGGGCTAATTTTACACCACTGTCTGCTGCAATTGGCGGTGTATTGATTGGGTTAGCCGCTGCAATTTTATTAGTTTTTAACGGCCGTATTGCGGGTATTAGCGGTATTTTAGGTGGGTTGCTAAAACCAACGAAGGGAGATACTGCGTGGAAAGTCGCTTTTATTATTGGTCTGATGAGCGCCCCAGCACTATTTACTTGGTTGGCGTTTACACCAGAAGTTAGCATTGCAACCAGTACACCTATTTTAGTTTTAGCTGGGCTGTTTGTTGGTTTTGGCTCACGGCTTGGAAGTGGTTGTACTAGCGGCCATGGGATTTGTGGCATGGCAAGGTTATCTCGTCGTTCAATTGTTGCTGTATTGGTCTTTATGATTGTTGCTTTTGTGACAGTCGCATTAGCTAACCATTATGGGATAGGGAGATAA
- the hcp gene encoding Hydroxylamine reductase, which produces MYCVQCEQTIRTPAGNGCAYAQGMCGKTAETSDLQDLLVAVLQSLSASAVTARSLGIIDHDIDSFAPRAFFSTLTNVNFDSERIIGYAREAIYLRDKLIKHCQSVNSVVAFNHPLINLQLNGTDIPTLQAQAAQFSLDIDKAEVGEDIHGLRMLCLYGLKGAAAYMEHAHVLGQYDNEVYGQYHEIMAWLGTLPSDMNELLDNAMAIGLMNFKIMEILDAGETSEFGHPTPTEVNVRPVAGKCILISGHDLKDLKMLLEQTEGTGINVYTHGEMLPAHGYPELKKYAHLVGNYGSGWQNQQVEFAKFPGSILMTSNCIIDPDVGDYKDRIWTRSIVGWPGAKHLVGDDFSAMIAQAQSLAGFPYTEIEHKITVGFGRQTLLGAADAVIDLVSQKKLRHVFLVGGCDGSRGERSYYTDFARSVPEDCLILTLACGKYRFNKLDFGTLEGLPRLLDVGQCNDAYSAIMLAVNLSEKLGCGINDLPLSLILSWFEQKAIVILLTLLALGVKNIYTGPTAPGFLTENLLNVLNEKFGMRSITTVEQDLAEILPA; this is translated from the coding sequence ATGTACTGTGTGCAATGTGAACAAACAATTAGAACTCCAGCTGGAAATGGCTGTGCATACGCGCAGGGTATGTGCGGTAAAACAGCAGAAACATCTGACCTTCAAGATTTATTAGTTGCTGTATTGCAAAGCTTATCTGCAAGCGCAGTCACTGCTCGCTCGCTGGGTATTATTGACCATGATATTGATAGTTTTGCTCCGCGCGCATTTTTCTCTACTTTAACTAACGTCAACTTTGATTCAGAACGTATTATTGGTTATGCCCGTGAAGCTATTTATTTGCGTGATAAATTAATCAAACACTGTCAATCTGTGAATAGTGTTGTGGCTTTCAATCATCCATTAATTAATTTGCAATTAAATGGGACTGACATTCCAACCCTACAGGCACAAGCGGCTCAATTTTCATTAGATATTGATAAAGCTGAAGTCGGCGAAGACATTCACGGTTTACGTATGTTATGCCTATATGGCCTAAAAGGGGCGGCAGCCTATATGGAACACGCCCATGTTTTAGGTCAGTATGATAATGAGGTTTATGGCCAATACCATGAAATTATGGCTTGGCTTGGAACATTGCCATCAGATATGAATGAGCTGCTTGATAATGCGATGGCTATTGGTCTGATGAATTTCAAGATCATGGAAATTTTGGATGCAGGTGAAACGAGCGAATTTGGTCATCCAACACCAACGGAAGTTAACGTTCGTCCAGTCGCAGGGAAGTGTATTTTAATTTCAGGTCATGACCTGAAAGACTTAAAAATGTTGTTAGAACAAACTGAAGGTACGGGTATCAATGTTTATACCCACGGTGAAATGCTGCCAGCACATGGTTATCCAGAGCTGAAAAAATATGCGCATTTAGTCGGTAACTATGGTAGCGGTTGGCAAAACCAGCAGGTGGAATTTGCTAAGTTCCCAGGGTCTATCTTGATGACCTCTAACTGTATTATTGACCCTGATGTCGGTGATTATAAAGACCGTATCTGGACGCGTAGTATTGTGGGTTGGCCGGGTGCAAAACATTTAGTAGGTGATGATTTTTCTGCAATGATTGCTCAAGCTCAGTCGCTGGCTGGTTTCCCGTATACCGAAATCGAACACAAAATTACAGTTGGCTTCGGTCGTCAAACACTACTCGGTGCGGCAGATGCGGTGATTGATTTAGTTTCACAGAAAAAATTACGTCACGTATTCCTCGTTGGTGGATGCGATGGTAGCCGCGGTGAGCGTAGCTACTACACGGACTTTGCGCGTAGTGTACCCGAAGATTGCTTAATCCTTACACTCGCTTGTGGTAAATATCGTTTTAATAAATTAGATTTTGGTACGTTAGAAGGGCTTCCGCGTTTATTGGATGTGGGCCAATGTAACGATGCGTACTCTGCCATTATGCTTGCGGTGAATCTATCAGAGAAACTTGGTTGTGGTATTAATGACTTACCATTGAGTTTGATTCTGTCTTGGTTTGAGCAAAAAGCAATTGTTATCCTCTTAACATTATTAGCGTTGGGTGTGAAAAATATTTATACCGGCCCAACAGCGCCTGGTTTCTTAACTGAAAACTTATTGAATGTGTTAAATGAGAAATTTGGCATGCGAAGTATTACAACAGTTGAGCAAGATCTGGCAGAAATTTTACCTGCATGA
- a CDS encoding Magnesium transporter mgtE, whose amino-acid sequence MTFTTQNKAGAVAIAQSAMKGARLKDNNTPSPKVDDATVSAYMSQSYLPVSVADSIACVKQNLIEHLDGEQIPTYLFVVDNDNYLNGILSVKSLLASPENLLVSDIMRHNYFSVAPEQSRHDVYDLINHSGLDMIPVVQFGKLMGVLRPQDIAELIEDENTLDAQLQGATTPLDEPYLTTSPITLWRKRVVWLLMLFVAEAYTGTVLKAFEEQLEAAISLAFFIPLLIGTGGNSGTQITSTLVRAMALGEVSLRNLGTVLKKEVSTSFLVAVTIGGAALIRAWILGVGHEVTIVVSLTIVAITMWSAVVSSIIPMVLKKLKVDPAVVSAPFIATFIDGTGLIIYFEIAKLVMTEFA is encoded by the coding sequence ATGACATTCACTACCCAGAACAAAGCGGGAGCAGTTGCTATTGCTCAATCCGCAATGAAAGGCGCGCGCCTCAAAGACAATAATACACCGTCACCAAAAGTTGATGATGCAACAGTTAGCGCTTATATGAGCCAATCATATTTGCCAGTCTCTGTCGCAGACTCAATAGCTTGTGTGAAACAAAATCTTATTGAGCACCTTGATGGCGAGCAAATCCCAACCTATTTATTTGTTGTCGATAACGACAATTATTTAAATGGTATTCTTTCAGTTAAATCATTATTAGCTTCACCTGAAAATTTATTAGTGTCTGATATCATGAGACACAATTATTTTTCTGTTGCCCCAGAACAATCACGTCATGATGTTTATGACCTGATTAATCATAGTGGTTTAGATATGATACCTGTGGTGCAATTTGGCAAATTAATGGGTGTTTTGCGTCCGCAAGATATCGCTGAACTGATTGAAGATGAGAATACACTTGATGCGCAGCTACAAGGCGCTACCACCCCATTAGATGAGCCCTACTTAACGACAAGCCCTATAACTTTATGGCGTAAACGTGTCGTTTGGTTGTTGATGCTATTTGTGGCCGAAGCGTATACAGGAACTGTATTAAAAGCATTTGAAGAACAACTCGAAGCCGCAATTTCGTTAGCATTTTTCATTCCGCTGTTGATTGGTACAGGCGGTAATAGTGGAACACAAATTACATCAACATTAGTCCGTGCAATGGCACTGGGCGAGGTGAGCTTACGTAATCTCGGCACAGTACTAAAGAAAGAGGTCTCAACCTCATTTTTAGTTGCGGTGACTATCGGTGGTGCGGCATTAATCCGTGCATGGATTTTAGGTGTTGGCCACGAAGTGACTATTGTGGTTAGCTTAACCATCGTTGCGATTACAATGTGGAGCGCGGTTGTTTCTTCGATTATTCCAATGGTATTGAAAAAACTGAAAGTGGATCCAGCAGTCGTTTCTGCACCGTTCATTGCAACTTTTATTGATGGAACTGGCTTAATTATTTACTTTGAAATCGCAAAATTAGTGATGACAGAGTTTGCCTAA
- a CDS encoding Penicillin acylase precursor codes for MQFIKKSIIALAAATAISMPIAVSQACTRVVYLGENEQIMTGRTMDWKYDIGTNLWIFPRGMERDGIAGPNSLKWKSKYGSVIASGYDISTTDGVNEEGLVANLLWLAESKYPQVDNKQPALSISLWAQYVLDNYATVGEAVAALEKNPLVVATDNVPGQNRLATLHLSLSDPSGDSAIIEYIDGKQVIHHSRKYQVMTNSPTYEKQLAMQEYWQGIGGTVMLPGTNRSADRFARAQFYINAIPQKTTPNKAVASVFSVVRNVSVPYGLTSENSPEISSTRWRTLVDHKRQLYFFESALTPNIFWTDLAKIDFSAETGQVKKLDLGEEQSHIYSGDATNKYVVTKPFEFLGLSAKQLGY; via the coding sequence ATGCAATTTATTAAGAAAAGTATCATCGCACTTGCCGCTGCGACTGCGATATCAATGCCAATTGCAGTAAGTCAAGCTTGTACTCGGGTTGTTTATTTAGGTGAAAATGAACAGATAATGACCGGTAGAACAATGGATTGGAAATACGATATAGGCACTAATCTATGGATCTTTCCTCGAGGCATGGAGCGTGATGGCATTGCAGGACCTAACTCTTTAAAATGGAAATCAAAATACGGTAGTGTGATCGCCTCAGGTTATGATATTTCAACGACTGATGGAGTGAACGAAGAAGGTCTAGTTGCCAATTTATTATGGCTTGCTGAATCAAAATACCCTCAAGTAGATAATAAGCAACCTGCGTTGTCGATATCGCTATGGGCACAATATGTGCTAGATAATTATGCGACAGTGGGAGAGGCTGTTGCAGCGTTAGAAAAAAATCCACTGGTCGTGGCAACGGATAATGTTCCTGGGCAAAATAGGTTAGCGACTTTACATTTGTCATTATCAGATCCGAGTGGCGATAGCGCAATTATTGAATATATTGATGGTAAGCAGGTCATTCATCATAGTCGCAAGTATCAAGTTATGACTAATTCGCCTACTTATGAGAAGCAATTAGCAATGCAGGAATATTGGCAAGGAATTGGTGGTACTGTCATGCTACCGGGGACAAACCGTTCCGCTGATAGATTTGCTCGTGCGCAATTTTATATTAATGCAATTCCTCAGAAAACAACGCCTAATAAAGCGGTCGCCAGTGTTTTCAGTGTCGTACGTAATGTGTCTGTTCCTTACGGATTGACGTCCGAAAATTCACCTGAAATATCGTCAACGCGTTGGCGGACATTAGTTGACCATAAACGTCAGCTCTATTTTTTTGAATCTGCATTGACGCCAAATATTTTTTGGACTGATTTGGCAAAAATTGACTTTTCAGCAGAAACTGGACAAGTGAAAAAGTTGGATCTGGGTGAAGAGCAGAGCCATATTTATTCGGGGGATGCGACCAATAAATATGTGGTTACAAAACCTTTTGAATTCTTAGGGTTAAGTGCGAAACAGTTAGGTTACTAA
- the clcA gene encoding H(+)/Cl(-) exchange transporter ClcA — translation MSQVNSASKSMIKSRLRIFKRLKESDKTPVKILLLAALIGAAVGLIGSLFEIGTTWISNYRVQSVSEWVAPKWLMVVGMFFISALLAMLGYYLVKRFSPESGGSGIPEIEGALQDLRPVRWWRVIPVKFIGGLGTLGSGMVLGREGPTVQLGANLSQMFYDLFRLKDNESRHTLLASGAAAGLSTAFNAPLAGILFIIEEMRPQFKYSLISIKAVFIGVVTSTIVYRLINGEAIILNIGQFSSAPMNTLWLYLILGLMFGVIGICFNGFLLYLQSKFLAFYQNKISRFVLMGGLIGGACGAIGVYLPEIVGGGYSVIHQMVAGQFTITLLFIFFALRFLTSTISFSSGAPGGIFSPLLALGTLFGGVFGYAALEIFPNYQIEVGTFAIAGMGALFAATVRAPLTGIVLVLEMTNNYQLILPMIITCIGATMIAQFLGGKPLYSVLLEKTLARSEKETANSAASKP, via the coding sequence ATGAGCCAGGTAAATTCAGCAAGTAAATCTATGATAAAAAGCCGGTTACGGATTTTTAAACGGTTAAAAGAATCAGATAAAACACCTGTAAAAATCTTACTACTCGCGGCACTCATTGGTGCTGCGGTCGGTCTTATCGGTTCTCTATTTGAAATAGGAACAACTTGGATTAGCAACTATCGCGTTCAATCAGTGAGTGAATGGGTTGCTCCAAAATGGCTGATGGTTGTTGGGATGTTTTTTATCTCGGCACTTCTTGCCATGTTAGGCTATTACCTAGTTAAACGGTTCTCCCCTGAATCGGGTGGGTCTGGGATCCCCGAAATTGAAGGTGCATTACAAGATTTGCGCCCCGTAAGATGGTGGAGAGTCATCCCAGTTAAGTTTATTGGTGGATTAGGGACATTGGGTTCAGGCATGGTGTTAGGGCGCGAAGGGCCAACTGTACAGCTTGGTGCGAACCTTAGCCAAATGTTTTATGATTTATTTCGTTTAAAAGATAATGAGTCGCGCCATACCTTACTTGCCTCTGGTGCTGCTGCTGGTTTATCTACAGCATTTAATGCCCCTTTAGCTGGCATTTTATTTATTATTGAAGAAATGCGCCCGCAATTTAAATACAGTTTAATTTCAATTAAAGCGGTATTTATCGGTGTTGTTACCTCCACCATTGTCTATCGGTTAATTAATGGGGAAGCTATTATATTAAATATCGGTCAATTCTCTTCTGCACCGATGAATACTTTATGGCTTTATTTAATTTTAGGATTAATGTTTGGTGTCATCGGTATCTGTTTTAATGGTTTTTTATTGTACCTACAAAGTAAATTTTTAGCATTTTACCAAAATAAAATTTCTCGCTTTGTATTGATGGGCGGGCTAATTGGTGGTGCCTGTGGTGCAATTGGCGTTTATCTTCCTGAAATTGTTGGTGGCGGCTATTCAGTGATCCACCAGATGGTTGCAGGCCAATTTACCATCACTTTATTATTCATATTTTTTGCTTTACGGTTTTTAACTTCGACGATTAGCTTTAGCTCTGGCGCTCCAGGGGGTATTTTCTCCCCTTTACTCGCCCTTGGTACCTTATTTGGTGGTGTTTTCGGCTACGCTGCCCTCGAAATATTCCCTAATTACCAAATTGAAGTGGGGACTTTCGCTATAGCAGGCATGGGAGCATTATTTGCCGCAACCGTCAGAGCACCATTAACTGGGATAGTTTTAGTTTTAGAAATGACAAATAACTACCAGTTAATCTTACCGATGATTATTACCTGTATTGGTGCCACAATGATAGCCCAATTTTTAGGTGGTAAACCGCTATATTCTGTCTTGCTCGAAAAGACTTTAGCCCGAAGCGAAAAAGAAACCGCTAATTCCGCCGCTAGCAAACCTTAA